Proteins encoded by one window of bacterium:
- the eutM gene encoding ethanolamine utilization microcompartment protein EutM: MYGEALGMIETKGLVAMIEASDAMVKAANVKLVTYEKIGGGYVTALVRGDVAAVKAATDAGAEAAKRVGELVAVHVIPRPHTSLEDVLPIGRTVPKEKK; the protein is encoded by the coding sequence ATGTATGGCGAAGCGCTTGGAATGATAGAGACTAAGGGTCTGGTGGCGATGATCGAGGCGTCTGATGCTATGGTCAAGGCGGCGAACGTGAAGCTGGTTACTTATGAGAAGATAGGCGGCGGTTACGTTACGGCGCTTGTTAGGGGCGATGTTGCAGCCGTTAAGGCGGCGACCGACGCCGGGGCCGAGGCGGCAAAGCGGGTCGGCGAGCTGGTAGCGGTGCACGTAATCCCCAGGCCTCATACGAGCCTGGAGGACGTTCTGCCGATAGGGAGAACTGTTCCGAAGGAGAAGAAGTAG
- a CDS encoding class II aldolase/adducin family protein yields MQEAIESLVGAYSGRYLPESLARTAIVEVGRRTYLRGFVAANDGNISVRIGDDVILATPTGRSKGFIREDELVKMSLSGEKLEGQLAPSSEIRMHFGIYRTRPDVMAVDHAHPPICTGFAVAGIALDKCVLAEVVMTLGAIPIAAFAAPSTQELADAVAEKVRLCDAVLLANHGAVTVGRDIFAAHYGMERIEHLASISLVARLLGGERLLTPRQVQEISQVQRASGGRLPALACKTCDDASCSIETSMSEGEPGQSTVIPSELTVAGAASDERVAELVSAIKEEFAKLQ; encoded by the coding sequence TGCCGGAGTCGCTTGCCAGGACGGCGATTGTCGAAGTAGGCCGAAGGACATACTTGCGGGGTTTTGTGGCGGCCAACGATGGGAACATCAGCGTTCGCATTGGGGACGATGTCATTTTGGCGACGCCTACTGGCCGCAGCAAGGGCTTCATTCGAGAGGACGAGTTGGTCAAGATGAGCCTTTCGGGTGAGAAGCTTGAGGGGCAGCTTGCGCCGTCATCGGAGATCAGAATGCACTTTGGTATCTATCGCACGAGGCCTGACGTCATGGCCGTTGACCACGCCCACCCGCCGATTTGCACGGGCTTTGCGGTCGCGGGCATCGCGCTGGATAAGTGCGTTCTGGCTGAGGTTGTGATGACGCTCGGCGCTATCCCCATAGCCGCTTTCGCCGCTCCGTCAACGCAGGAGCTAGCGGACGCGGTCGCGGAGAAGGTCCGGCTCTGCGATGCGGTCCTGCTCGCGAATCATGGCGCTGTAACGGTCGGCAGGGACATCTTCGCCGCGCACTATGGCATGGAGCGGATTGAGCATTTGGCGAGCATATCGCTCGTAGCCCGCCTGCTGGGTGGGGAGAGGCTATTAACTCCGAGGCAGGTGCAAGAGATCAGCCAGGTCCAGCGGGCTTCTGGTGGACGGCTGCCGGCGCTTGCATGCAAGACGTGCGATGATGCATCATGTTCGATCGAGACTTCTATGTCTGAGGGAGAGCCTGGCCAAAGCACGGTCATCCCAAGCGAGCTAACCGTCGCAGGAGCTGCCTCGGACGAACGAGTGGCTGAGTTGGTTTCGGCTATAAAGGAAGAGTTTGCAAAGCTACAATAG